The following proteins come from a genomic window of Methanocella sp.:
- a CDS encoding MFS transporter, with protein MTDVFQRNVRLFILRSIILSVYQGIYDVIFNLYILNMGFHEDFLGTMLAVSLLTSSIASVPAGILCDRFNKRKLMLIFTLLSFLSIVPLFLTSSPLVLLFFSAVGGLCGSVSAVCATPFLTENCEHDTVRVFSMNSAFSWMASIAGNAAGGAMPLLLLRLLPVAGQYRMTMLVALSLLLAGWSVLLFMKDGTGKPSSRKPFKIRFSPNLTKFTLISALMGVGTGAIVPYFNVYFTKVLGAGPSEIGIVFAATNALMVVGFAITPRLTSWLGKVRAASLTQMASIPFLVLMALSTNFMMGSFAYTSRMFLMNLGGPAVTSLQMEMIDPEERGFAIGFMSTVSGVVVAAATYASGLFMAQGNYLLPYVATCIAYILAAGLLYHFFKDSERSPDSAVAEQAQRYKLSA; from the coding sequence ATGACCGATGTATTCCAGAGGAACGTCCGGCTGTTCATACTCAGGTCGATAATCCTGAGCGTCTACCAGGGCATCTACGACGTTATCTTTAACCTGTACATACTCAACATGGGATTCCATGAGGACTTCCTCGGCACGATGCTTGCGGTGAGCCTTCTGACCTCGTCCATCGCCTCCGTGCCGGCCGGCATCCTGTGCGACCGCTTCAACAAGCGGAAGCTGATGCTCATATTCACGCTGTTGTCATTTTTATCCATCGTGCCGCTCTTCCTCACGAGCTCGCCGCTCGTGCTGCTGTTCTTCAGCGCTGTAGGGGGGCTCTGCGGGTCCGTGAGCGCTGTCTGTGCCACGCCGTTCCTCACCGAGAACTGCGAGCACGACACGGTACGTGTCTTCAGCATGAACTCGGCGTTCAGCTGGATGGCGTCCATCGCCGGGAACGCGGCGGGGGGAGCGATGCCCCTGCTCCTTCTCCGGCTGCTGCCCGTGGCCGGCCAGTACAGGATGACCATGCTGGTCGCGCTCTCGCTGCTCCTCGCCGGCTGGTCCGTCCTGCTCTTCATGAAGGATGGGACGGGAAAGCCGTCTTCGAGGAAGCCGTTCAAGATCAGGTTCTCGCCGAACCTGACAAAGTTCACGCTCATCAGCGCCCTCATGGGCGTGGGCACCGGCGCCATCGTGCCGTACTTCAACGTCTACTTCACGAAAGTCCTGGGCGCCGGGCCGTCGGAGATAGGCATCGTGTTCGCCGCCACGAACGCGCTCATGGTCGTGGGCTTCGCAATCACACCCCGCCTCACGTCGTGGCTGGGCAAGGTGAGGGCCGCGTCGCTCACGCAGATGGCGTCCATTCCTTTTCTGGTCTTAATGGCGCTGAGCACGAACTTCATGATGGGCTCATTCGCCTACACGTCCCGGATGTTCCTGATGAACCTTGGCGGTCCGGCGGTCACCAGCCTGCAGATGGAAATGATCGACCCTGAGGAGAGGGGCTTTGCAATCGGGTTCATGTCGACGGTGAGCGGCGTCGTGGTGGCCGCAGCCACGTACGCGAGCGGCCTGTTCATGGCGCAGGGTAACTATTTACTTCCATACGTTGCCACATGCATAGCCTATATCCTCGCGGCCGGGCTCCTCTACCACTTCTTTAAGGACTCCGAGAGATCGCCGGACAGCGCCGTCGCCGAACAGGCACAAAGATATAAACTCTCGGCGTAA
- a CDS encoding MFS transporter: MDILKEYMRTIRGFHRNVKLLLLRSFIICLYTGIYGILFNLYILNLGYGADFLGLVLSAHVLASSAMSIPAGILCDRFDKKKLMVVAGMCSTLAAVPLYVIPSAWSLLLFSIVGGIFVSISSVVLTPMLAENCTKEDTVHVFSANSSISWIASILGCAMGGIVPGMLGTFAGVKADSLRLTLLSAVVLLAMGLVVTLMIEERKGAPKSRCALFSLKSLKLSPDVLKFALTSLTFGAASGMIVPYFNVYFTQSLHMSVLDVGLISAVAGVIMIGGFIITPYLTLKIGKIRAACASKLIAAPLLMLMAFAQSVLLAAGAYVAYMFFINMAGPATTSFQMEQIRREEQGFAVGMMMTGNYIAVSLSTYVSGLLIAGGNYLLPFIGTCTFYLITAALLYYYFKDVEQRPLRLSTPIPRAAYTAIVDLE, translated from the coding sequence ATGGATATCCTTAAAGAATACATGCGCACCATCCGCGGCTTTCACAGAAACGTGAAGCTGCTGCTGCTGCGAAGCTTCATCATCTGCCTGTACACGGGCATTTACGGCATCCTGTTCAACCTGTACATCCTGAACCTGGGTTACGGGGCCGATTTCCTCGGGCTGGTGCTTTCGGCGCACGTGCTGGCGTCCTCCGCCATGTCCATACCGGCGGGCATCCTTTGCGACCGCTTCGATAAGAAGAAGCTCATGGTCGTCGCTGGTATGTGCTCGACGCTGGCCGCCGTGCCGCTCTACGTGATCCCGTCCGCCTGGTCGCTGCTCTTATTCAGCATAGTGGGCGGCATATTCGTGTCGATCAGCTCGGTTGTGCTGACCCCAATGCTCGCCGAGAACTGTACGAAAGAGGATACCGTGCACGTGTTCAGCGCCAACTCGTCCATAAGCTGGATCGCCTCGATCCTCGGGTGCGCCATGGGCGGCATCGTTCCGGGGATGCTCGGCACGTTCGCCGGCGTAAAAGCCGACAGCCTGAGGCTGACGCTGCTGTCGGCGGTCGTGCTCCTGGCCATGGGCCTGGTCGTCACTTTGATGATCGAAGAGCGCAAGGGCGCCCCGAAGAGCCGCTGCGCGCTCTTCTCGCTGAAGAGCCTGAAGCTCTCGCCCGACGTGCTGAAGTTCGCCCTGACCAGCCTGACCTTCGGCGCGGCGTCGGGCATGATCGTGCCGTATTTTAACGTCTACTTCACGCAGTCGCTCCACATGAGCGTGCTCGACGTGGGCCTCATCTCCGCGGTCGCCGGTGTGATCATGATCGGCGGGTTCATCATCACGCCCTACCTCACTTTGAAGATAGGCAAGATACGGGCGGCGTGCGCCTCGAAGCTGATAGCCGCACCGCTCCTGATGCTTATGGCGTTCGCGCAAAGCGTCCTGCTGGCCGCGGGCGCCTACGTGGCCTACATGTTCTTCATCAACATGGCCGGCCCGGCCACCACGAGCTTCCAGATGGAGCAGATAAGGCGCGAAGAGCAGGGCTTCGCCGTAGGCATGATGATGACCGGGAACTATATCGCCGTATCCCTGAGCACCTACGTCAGCGGCCTGCTCATCGCCGGGGGCAACTACCTTTTGCCGTTCATCGGAACATGTACGTTCTATTTGATCACCGCCGCCCTCCTGTACTACTACTTCAAGGACGTGGAGCAGCGGCCGCTGAGGCTGTCCACGCCTATTCCCAGGGCAGCCTATACGGCCATCGTGGACCTGGAGTAG